A DNA window from Xyrauchen texanus isolate HMW12.3.18 chromosome 6, RBS_HiC_50CHRs, whole genome shotgun sequence contains the following coding sequences:
- the LOC127644641 gene encoding insulin-like growth factor-binding protein 1: MRALCLLVVFVSIIWLAELSPVVGPEPIRCAPCSQDHLGTCPAVSSDCPEVLREPGCGCCLACALKKGESCEVYTAHCGTGLRCLPRPDDSRPLHALTRGQAICTEYDETKDDKDITPDQGSLHYLLGLNRPLDPQYAAEAQESIKAKVNSILKKLVQQGPCHSELHVSLDIITESQQTLGEKFTTFYLPNCDKLGFYKVKQCETSLIGQLPRCWCVSSWNGKRIPGTDDLTGDAQCHQEVTH; this comes from the exons ATGCGAGCATTGTGTTTGTTGGTGGTGTTCGTGAGCATCATCTGGCTGGCAGAGCTTTCACCTGTGGTTGGGCCAGAGCCCATCCGGTGTGCTCCATGCTCCCAAGATCATCTCGGCACCTGTCCCGCGGTGTCCTCTGACTGTCCGGAAGTGCTGAGAGAGCCCGGCTGCGGATGCTGTTTAGCTTGTGCTCTGAAGAAAGGTGAGTCCTGTGAAGTCTACACAGCACATTGCGGCACTGGATTGCGCTGCTTGCCGAGGCCTGATGACTCACGCCCGCTCCATGCTCTGACCCGTGGACAAGCCATCTGTACTGAATACGACGAGACTAAAG ATGACAAAGATATCACACCTGACCAGGGCTCCTTGCATTATCTGCTGGGTCTCAACCGACCACTTGATCCACAGTACGCAGCAGAGGCACAAGAGAGCATCAAGGCCAAAGTGAATTCAATCCTAAAGAAACTGGTCCAACAG GGTCCATGTCACTCTGAATTGCATGTCTCTTTGGACATCATTACTGAATCACAGCAGACATTAGGCGAGAAGTTCACAACTTTCTACCTCCCTAACTGTGACAAGCTTGGGTTCTACAAGGTCAAACAG TGTGAGACGTCTCTGATTGGCCAGCTGCCACGCTGTTGGTGTGTGTCTTCCTGGAACGGAAAGAGAATTCCAGGCACTGATGATTTAACGGGAGATGCCCAATGTCATCAAGAGGTCACACACTGA